One region of Candidatus Sulfotelmatobacter sp. genomic DNA includes:
- the glgA gene encoding glycogen synthase GlgA: protein MSDTTPLRIAFLTAELAPYAKTGGLADVSAALPRELHRLGHDVRVFLPFYSRIREAARDIWRVDYLQDIPVSLGHAHYRFSVSTAPLPDSELRVYLIECAPLFDRAAIYTSDADEHLRFLLLQRAAIECCQRMGWAPDVFHCNDWQTALVPLLLRTHYAWDKLFERSRTLLTIHNLGYQGVFGREIVPNLDLGAHSNLLHQDDLRSNLIGFLKHGILYADMLSTVSPTYAHEIQTEGYGFGLHELLRSRRDSLVGILNGVDYEEWNPQTDSHLRQRYSIRSLHRKEANKVALHESLGLKYEREAPIAGIISRLTYQKGFDLLFEPLPVILARSNLRLAVLGSGEPQYESFFAGLQHRFPGRVCFWHGFNEPLAHQIEGGCDLFLMPSRYEPCGLNQMYSLKYGTVPLVRRTGGLADTVSLWNPHTQKGTGFMFDHFTGEGVTWAMNHAIEAWQDSETWRVLVKNGMREDFSWGKAALAYVELYQRLGAREALR, encoded by the coding sequence ATGTCCGACACCACCCCCTTGCGCATCGCGTTCCTCACCGCCGAGCTGGCGCCCTATGCCAAGACCGGCGGGCTCGCCGACGTGTCGGCGGCGCTGCCGCGCGAGCTTCATCGCCTCGGCCACGACGTGCGCGTGTTCCTGCCGTTCTACTCGCGCATTCGGGAGGCCGCCAGGGACATCTGGCGCGTGGACTATCTGCAGGACATTCCGGTGTCGCTCGGCCATGCTCACTATCGCTTCAGCGTCTCGACCGCGCCGCTGCCGGATTCCGAGCTGCGGGTCTATCTCATCGAGTGTGCGCCCTTGTTCGACCGGGCCGCGATCTACACCAGCGACGCGGACGAGCACCTGCGCTTCCTGCTGCTGCAACGTGCTGCGATCGAGTGCTGCCAGCGCATGGGCTGGGCGCCGGACGTGTTCCACTGCAACGACTGGCAGACCGCGCTGGTGCCGCTGCTGCTGCGCACCCACTACGCGTGGGACAAGCTGTTCGAGCGCTCACGTACCCTGCTCACCATCCACAATCTCGGCTATCAGGGCGTGTTCGGGCGCGAGATCGTTCCCAACCTCGATCTCGGCGCCCACTCGAACCTGCTCCACCAGGACGACCTGCGCAGTAATCTGATCGGATTCCTGAAGCACGGCATTCTCTACGCCGACATGCTGAGCACGGTGAGCCCGACCTACGCCCACGAAATCCAGACCGAGGGCTATGGCTTCGGGCTCCACGAGCTGCTGCGATCGCGACGCGACTCGCTGGTCGGCATTCTGAACGGCGTCGACTACGAGGAATGGAATCCGCAAACCGATTCGCACTTGAGGCAGCGCTATTCGATCCGCAGCCTGCATCGCAAGGAAGCCAACAAGGTCGCGCTTCACGAGAGCCTCGGCCTCAAGTACGAGCGCGAAGCGCCGATCGCCGGCATCATCTCGCGCCTCACCTACCAGAAGGGCTTCGACCTGCTGTTCGAACCGCTGCCGGTGATCCTCGCGCGCAGTAACCTTCGCCTTGCGGTGCTGGGGAGCGGCGAGCCCCAATACGAGAGCTTCTTCGCCGGGCTGCAGCATCGCTTCCCGGGGCGCGTATGCTTCTGGCACGGCTTCAACGAGCCGCTCGCTCACCAGATCGAGGGCGGCTGCGATCTGTTCCTGATGCCGTCCCGGTACGAACCGTGCGGGCTCAATCAGATGTACTCGCTCAAGTACGGCACCGTGCCGCTGGTGCGCCGCACCGGCGGGCTCGCCGACACCGTGTCGCTGTGGAATCCGCACACCCAGAAGGGCACGGGCTTCATGTTCGATCATTTCACCGGCGAGGGAGTCACCTGGGCGATGAATCACGCGATCGAGGCCTGGCAGGATTCCGAGACCTGGCGGGTGCTGGTCAAGAATGGGATGCGTGAAGACTTCTCGTGGGGGAAGGCGGCGCTCGCCTACGTGGAGCTCTACCAGCGCCTGGGCGCGCGTGAGGCGCTGCGATGA
- a CDS encoding ATP-grasp domain-containing protein, whose amino-acid sequence MSAGGKGERDRAPPGFATSPKGWLDYRTFMPNVIFVAPYFLETTLRFVDAAAGLPGVRLGLVSTDPEGRLPPGLRSRLAAHWRVDDCLDPAQIVWAMDSLAGRLGKIDRAIATLEELQVPLAEARRALELPGMSVEAARNFREKSRMKSIFDSAHVPCARHRLASTGDDLHAFAREVGYPLVVKPPAGAGARNTFRVDDDARLSQLIAADPPSSADPTLVEEFIVGDEHSFDSVCIGGKLEWYSISRYFPTPLHVLENPWIQWCVLLPRDISGPEYHGIRDAGARALKALGMETGLSHMEWFRRRDASIAISEVAARPPGAQFTTLISYAHDLDLYKAWARLMVFDEFDVPARRWAVGIAFLRGQGRGRVTAIHGVDRVAPELGPITVEVKLPREGASPTGTYEGDGYVMVRHPDTEVVEQALAKIVSNVRVELG is encoded by the coding sequence GTGTCTGCCGGCGGCAAGGGCGAGCGCGACCGGGCGCCGCCTGGCTTTGCCACCTCGCCGAAGGGCTGGCTAGACTACCGGACCTTCATGCCCAACGTCATCTTCGTTGCGCCCTACTTCCTCGAAACGACACTGCGTTTCGTGGACGCCGCGGCCGGCCTGCCGGGGGTTCGACTCGGGCTGGTGAGCACCGATCCCGAGGGCCGTCTGCCGCCCGGGCTCCGCTCGCGGCTCGCCGCGCACTGGCGAGTGGACGATTGCCTCGATCCAGCACAGATCGTGTGGGCCATGGATTCGCTGGCGGGGCGCTTGGGTAAGATCGATCGCGCGATCGCGACGCTCGAAGAGCTGCAGGTGCCGCTGGCCGAGGCGCGGCGCGCGCTCGAGCTGCCCGGCATGTCGGTCGAAGCCGCGCGAAACTTCCGCGAGAAATCGCGCATGAAATCGATCTTCGATTCCGCGCACGTGCCGTGCGCGCGGCATCGGCTGGCGAGCACCGGCGACGACCTCCACGCCTTCGCGCGCGAAGTCGGCTACCCGCTGGTGGTGAAGCCCCCGGCCGGCGCGGGCGCTCGCAATACCTTTCGCGTGGACGATGACGCGCGATTGTCGCAACTGATCGCGGCCGATCCGCCTTCGTCCGCTGATCCCACGCTGGTCGAGGAGTTCATCGTCGGCGACGAGCACTCGTTCGACAGCGTATGCATCGGTGGCAAGCTCGAGTGGTACTCGATCAGCCGCTACTTCCCCACGCCGCTCCACGTGCTCGAGAACCCGTGGATCCAGTGGTGCGTGCTGTTGCCGCGCGACATTTCGGGACCCGAGTACCACGGCATTCGTGACGCCGGAGCGCGTGCGCTCAAGGCGCTCGGCATGGAGACCGGCTTGAGCCACATGGAATGGTTCCGGCGGCGCGATGCCTCGATCGCGATCTCGGAGGTGGCGGCGCGACCGCCCGGCGCCCAGTTCACCACGCTGATCTCGTACGCGCACGATCTCGATCTCTACAAGGCGTGGGCGCGGCTCATGGTGTTCGACGAGTTCGACGTGCCCGCGCGGCGCTGGGCAGTGGGCATCGCGTTCCTGCGCGGACAGGGCCGCGGGCGCGTGACGGCGATTCACGGCGTGGATCGCGTCGCCCCGGAGCTGGGTCCGATCACCGTCGAAGTGAAGCTGCCGCGCGAGGGCGCATCACCGACCGGGACCTACGAGGGTGACGGCTACGTGATGGTGCGCCATCCCGACACCGAAGTCGTCGAGCAGGCGCTGGCGAAGATCGTGAGCAACGTGCGCGTGGAGTTGGGGTGA